The following are from one region of the Cloacibacterium sp. TD35 genome:
- a CDS encoding NADH-quinone oxidoreductase subunit C — protein sequence MTSEFVLEAINREFPEAVISSSEPYGFLTVEVKKEELKKVIHHLKESSLNFMFLTDICGIHYPDNKEKELGVIYHLHNLQENFRIRIKSFFPKDNAEVDSITDLYSGANWMERETYDFYGITFKGHPDLRVILNMEELGYHPLLKEYALEDGSRTDKDDSMFGR from the coding sequence ATGACAAGCGAATTTGTTTTAGAAGCCATCAATAGAGAATTTCCAGAAGCAGTGATTTCTTCGTCTGAACCTTATGGATTTCTTACTGTAGAAGTAAAAAAAGAAGAGCTTAAAAAAGTGATTCATCATCTTAAAGAGTCTTCCCTTAATTTTATGTTCCTTACAGATATTTGTGGTATTCATTATCCAGACAATAAGGAGAAAGAACTTGGGGTAATCTATCACCTTCATAATTTACAAGAAAATTTTAGAATAAGAATCAAAAGCTTTTTCCCAAAAGATAACGCCGAGGTAGATTCTATTACAGACTTGTATTCAGGAGCCAATTGGATGGAAAGAGAAACATATGATTTCTACGGAATTACGTTTAAAGGTCACCCAGATTTAAGAGTTATTCTAAACATGGAAGAGCTAGGTTATCACCCTCTTCTAAAAGAGTATGCGCTAGAAGATGGATCAAGAACTGACAAAGACGACTCTATGTTCGGTAGATAA
- a CDS encoding NADH-quinone oxidoreductase subunit B: MSDNKPVINTNAPAPPGIEGEGFFAGKLSDIIGMARKFSLWPLPFATSCCGIEFMATMAPNYDLSRFGAERMSFSPRQADILLVCGTISKKLAPVLKQVYTQMAEPRWVVAVGACASSGGIFDTYSVLQGIDKIIPVDVYVPGCPPRPEQILEGYMQVQALAENESLRRRDLPEYKALLESYGIK, encoded by the coding sequence ATGTCAGATAATAAACCTGTAATCAATACTAATGCACCTGCGCCTCCAGGAATTGAAGGTGAAGGCTTTTTCGCAGGAAAATTAAGCGATATTATCGGTATGGCTCGTAAGTTTTCACTTTGGCCATTACCATTTGCTACTTCTTGTTGTGGTATCGAATTTATGGCAACTATGGCTCCTAACTATGATTTATCTAGATTCGGGGCAGAGAGAATGAGTTTCTCGCCAAGACAAGCAGATATCCTACTGGTTTGTGGTACTATTTCTAAAAAATTAGCTCCAGTTCTTAAACAAGTTTATACACAAATGGCAGAACCAAGATGGGTAGTTGCTGTAGGTGCTTGCGCAAGTAGCGGTGGTATTTTTGATACTTATTCTGTTTTACAAGGAATTGATAAAATTATTCCTGTAGATGTTTATGTACCAGGATGCCCACCAAGACCAGAACAAATTCTAGAAGGCTACATGCAAGTACAAGCTTTGGCAGAAAACGAAAGCTTAAGAAGAAGAGATTTACCAGAATACAAAGCTTTATTAGAAAGCTACGGAATTAAGTAA
- a CDS encoding NADH-quinone oxidoreductase subunit A has protein sequence MNLPDNYIPVLIQAAVGLGFVLFTLYASHNWGPKRHTSGATKDDTFECGIEVDGNARTPFSVKYFLTAILFVLFDIEIVFFYPYAVNFKELGFEGFLAVTTFIAIFFIGFFYVLKRGALDWNK, from the coding sequence ATGAATTTACCTGATAATTATATCCCTGTTCTTATTCAGGCGGCAGTAGGTTTAGGTTTTGTGTTGTTTACCTTATACGCATCACACAATTGGGGTCCTAAAAGACATACTTCTGGAGCTACTAAAGATGATACTTTCGAATGTGGAATTGAAGTAGATGGAAATGCCAGAACCCCGTTTTCTGTAAAATATTTTCTTACCGCAATTTTATTCGTTTTATTCGACATAGAAATTGTTTTTTTCTATCCTTACGCTGTAAATTTTAAAGAATTAGGATTTGAAGGATTTCTTGCTGTAACTACTTTTATAGCAATTTTCTTCATAGGATTTTTCTATGTACTAAAACGTGGAGCTTTAGATTGGAATAAGTAA
- a CDS encoding GNAT family N-acetyltransferase, with protein sequence MSEVKIIQVTTEKQLSDFIKFPMNLYKNNQNYVPSLIKDEKSIWNKEENPALAYSEAKQFLAYKNNEIVGRIAVMINHKEAQELGIEKVRFGWLDFIDDEGVSKALIDTAIAYAKEKNIKKIEGPMGFTNLDKAGMLTFGFDRLATMIGIYNFSYYPKHLEKLGLVKEKEWVEFEIMFPDVLPDKVEKFSQLIAEKYQLKTIKFNSKEEILPLVEPMFKLLDETYKNLSTYTPITDEQILNYKEKYFGFIDKDYIICITDKDDKLISFAITMPSYSRALQKANGSLLPFGWYHLLNAGRKNERANFYLIGIHPEYQRRGVTAIIFKEIWKTFKKKGVKFLETNPELEENKNIQLLWQDYNPVNHKRRRTYALEF encoded by the coding sequence ATGTCTGAAGTAAAAATCATTCAAGTTACTACCGAAAAACAATTATCAGATTTTATCAAATTCCCGATGAATCTGTACAAAAATAATCAAAATTACGTACCATCTTTAATCAAAGATGAGAAAAGCATTTGGAATAAAGAAGAAAATCCCGCTCTTGCCTATTCAGAAGCCAAGCAATTTTTGGCTTATAAAAATAATGAAATCGTAGGAAGAATTGCAGTGATGATTAACCACAAAGAAGCACAAGAACTCGGCATAGAAAAGGTAAGATTCGGGTGGTTAGATTTTATAGATGATGAAGGTGTTTCTAAAGCACTTATTGACACTGCTATAGCTTATGCTAAAGAAAAAAACATCAAAAAAATAGAAGGACCAATGGGTTTTACCAATTTAGACAAAGCCGGAATGCTCACTTTTGGGTTTGACAGATTGGCGACAATGATTGGGATTTACAATTTCAGTTATTACCCAAAACATTTAGAAAAATTGGGATTGGTGAAAGAAAAAGAATGGGTAGAATTCGAAATTATGTTTCCTGACGTTTTACCAGATAAAGTTGAAAAATTCAGCCAACTTATTGCAGAAAAATATCAACTAAAAACCATAAAATTCAATTCTAAAGAAGAAATTCTTCCTTTGGTAGAACCAATGTTTAAGTTACTAGACGAAACATACAAAAATCTTTCGACTTACACTCCTATTACCGATGAGCAAATCCTAAATTATAAAGAAAAATATTTCGGTTTTATAGACAAAGATTACATTATCTGCATTACTGATAAGGATGACAAGTTGATTTCTTTTGCGATTACCATGCCTTCATATTCCAGAGCTTTACAAAAAGCCAATGGTAGTTTATTACCATTCGGATGGTACCATCTGCTAAATGCTGGAAGAAAAAACGAGAGAGCTAACTTTTATTTAATCGGAATTCATCCAGAATACCAAAGAAGAGGAGTTACCGCTATTATTTTCAAAGAAATCTGGAAAACTTTTAAGAAAAAAGGCGTGAAATTTTTAGAGACCAATCCAGAGTTAGAAGAGAACAAAAACATCCAGTTACTTTGGCAAGATTATAATCCTGTAAACCACAAGAGAAGAAGAACTTACGCTTTAGAATTTTAA
- a CDS encoding zinc metallopeptidase encodes MTGYYLILGALMLVSWLVSARLKSKFQHYSKLHLRNGMSGKEIAEKMLRDNGIHDVQVISVPGQLTDHYNPVNKTVNLSEGVYMQRNAAAAAVAAHECGHAVQHAVGYSMLQLRSKLVPLVNISSTLSQFVIIAGISVMVASRSIQNPQGNTTVLAIGVLLFAVTTLFAFITLPVEYDASKRALVWLENSGTLGREEHSAAEDSLKWAARTYVVAALGSLAQLLYWASMLFGGRRE; translated from the coding sequence ATGACAGGTTATTATTTAATTTTAGGAGCGTTAATGCTTGTGAGTTGGTTGGTTTCGGCAAGATTGAAGTCGAAATTCCAACATTATTCTAAACTTCATCTCAGAAATGGAATGTCTGGGAAAGAAATTGCCGAAAAAATGCTTCGCGATAATGGTATTCATGATGTGCAAGTGATTTCGGTTCCAGGGCAATTAACTGACCATTATAATCCAGTAAATAAAACAGTAAATCTATCGGAAGGAGTTTACATGCAGAGAAATGCAGCTGCAGCAGCGGTTGCGGCTCACGAATGTGGTCACGCCGTACAGCACGCAGTAGGTTATTCTATGTTGCAGCTTCGTTCTAAACTGGTTCCGCTAGTAAATATTAGTTCTACGCTTTCTCAGTTTGTAATTATTGCGGGTATTTCTGTAATGGTGGCCTCTAGAAGCATACAGAATCCACAAGGAAATACTACGGTTTTGGCGATTGGTGTTTTACTCTTTGCGGTGACTACACTTTTTGCATTCATCACTTTACCAGTAGAGTATGATGCGAGTAAAAGAGCGCTAGTTTGGTTAGAAAATTCTGGAACATTAGGCAGAGAAGAACATTCTGCAGCAGAAGATTCTCTAAAATGGGCAGCTAGAACTTATGTTGTGGCAGCACTTGGTTCATTAGCGCAATTGCTTTATTGGGCATCAATGCTTTTCGGAGGAAGAAGAGAGTAA
- a CDS encoding IMPACT family protein has translation MQYNYTTIKSEVRDILLKEKGSKFIGFAFPVNNEKELKTALEGLKEEHPKATHHCYAFRIGINGENYRANDDGEPSGSAGLPIYNQLLAHNLTNILVVIVRYYGGTKLGVSGLVKTYKESTKYTLEHAEIITKELETELEIHFKFSQQNIIFSLLNKFDAKVLNFDAQEDCTITARLNLSEKEKISELLSEIQYVNFKFLE, from the coding sequence ATGCAATACAATTACACCACCATAAAATCTGAAGTACGAGATATTTTGCTCAAAGAAAAAGGGAGCAAATTTATCGGTTTTGCATTTCCTGTGAATAATGAAAAGGAACTCAAAACTGCTTTAGAAGGGTTAAAAGAAGAACATCCTAAAGCTACTCATCATTGCTATGCTTTCAGAATAGGAATTAATGGTGAAAATTACCGCGCAAATGATGACGGCGAACCTTCAGGAAGTGCTGGTCTACCTATTTACAATCAACTTCTCGCTCACAATCTTACCAATATTTTAGTAGTCATTGTTCGTTATTATGGCGGAACCAAATTAGGAGTTTCAGGTTTGGTAAAAACGTATAAAGAAAGTACCAAATATACTTTGGAACACGCCGAAATCATCACCAAAGAATTAGAAACCGAACTCGAAATTCATTTTAAATTCTCTCAACAAAACATCATTTTTTCTCTTCTCAACAAATTTGATGCGAAAGTCTTGAATTTTGATGCGCAAGAAGACTGTACAATTACCGCAAGGCTCAATTTGTCAGAAAAAGAAAAAATCTCGGAACTTTTGTCCGAGATTCAATATGTAAATTTTAAATTTTTAGAATAA
- a CDS encoding T9SS type A sorting domain-containing protein, translated as MKKLLIFLLFTSLAYSQTITFSGCVNLFDNQTFVFTKTSTDVNGRNVYQTTPIDGAQDCSGVGTCEFQISWNNTNNRWEFLADRGNGDFSSPFLIYHNSSASIPNPPNLTLGVWTENTDITGGVCGGNLTSGNGTLTGAVQSTNLSTEELSKNKLLLTSNPVKNSLDILSPLNQDAELFDYQGKLIKKFNLKKGQNNFDVSNLNTGIYLLKTNSETLKLIKN; from the coding sequence ATGAAAAAACTATTAATCTTTCTTTTATTTACATCTTTGGCTTATTCACAAACGATTACATTTTCGGGATGTGTTAATTTATTTGACAATCAAACTTTTGTTTTCACGAAAACAAGCACTGATGTTAACGGGCGAAACGTTTACCAAACCACTCCAATTGATGGTGCACAAGATTGTAGCGGTGTAGGAACTTGCGAATTCCAAATTTCTTGGAATAACACTAATAACAGATGGGAATTTTTAGCGGATAGAGGAAATGGAGATTTTTCTAGTCCATTTCTCATTTATCATAACTCTTCTGCTTCTATACCTAATCCACCAAATTTAACATTAGGAGTTTGGACAGAAAACACCGATATTACTGGAGGTGTTTGTGGAGGGAATCTTACTTCAGGTAACGGAACACTAACCGGAGCAGTACAAAGCACCAATCTGAGCACAGAAGAATTATCAAAAAATAAACTTTTACTAACTTCTAATCCGGTAAAAAATTCTCTTGATATTCTTTCCCCTCTTAATCAAGATGCTGAGTTATTTGATTATCAAGGAAAATTAATTAAAAAGTTTAACCTTAAAAAAGGACAAAACAACTTTGATGTTTCTAACCTTAATACTGGAATTTATTTACTAAAAACCAACTCAGAAACATTAAAATTGATTAAAAACTAA
- a CDS encoding phage tail protein has translation MKKILLFFVIVFFSSTTTVKAQIDPYIGQIAIFPYNFEPKGWALCDGRLLSIAQNTALFSLLGTTYGGDGINTFALPDLRGRVIVGIGNGPGLTPKNLGEMAGTETNTLLVTNLPPHNHSIKAVNSEGNQNSPTNNLPADTKTLDKEYSSATANTTMNPTMVVNTGNGTPINNMQPYLSIGYYIALQGVYPSRN, from the coding sequence ATGAAAAAAATTCTATTATTTTTTGTAATTGTATTTTTCAGCAGTACAACTACTGTGAAAGCACAGATTGATCCTTACATTGGACAAATTGCAATTTTCCCATACAACTTCGAACCAAAAGGTTGGGCTTTATGCGATGGAAGATTATTATCTATTGCACAAAACACAGCTTTATTCTCTCTTTTAGGAACAACTTATGGTGGCGACGGAATAAATACTTTTGCTTTGCCAGATTTAAGAGGAAGAGTAATTGTAGGTATTGGAAATGGACCTGGATTAACTCCTAAGAATCTAGGTGAAATGGCTGGTACAGAGACCAATACTTTATTGGTTACTAATCTACCTCCTCACAATCATTCTATTAAAGCGGTTAATTCTGAAGGAAATCAAAATTCACCAACCAACAATCTTCCAGCAGACACTAAAACATTAGATAAAGAATATTCTAGTGCTACCGCAAACACTACAATGAACCCAACAATGGTAGTAAACACAGGAAATGGCACTCCTATAAACAACATGCAACCTTATCTGTCAATAGGTTATTATATTGCTTTACAAGGTGTTTATCCATCTAGAAATTAA